A window of the Cherax quadricarinatus isolate ZL_2023a chromosome 23, ASM3850222v1, whole genome shotgun sequence genome harbors these coding sequences:
- the Srp54k gene encoding signal recognition particle subunit SRP54 yields MVLADLGRKITSALKSLNNATIINEDVLNDLLKEICAALLESDVNIRLVKQLRENVRAAIDFDEMAGGLNKRRMIQTTVFKELVKLVDPGTKPYVPVKGRHNVIMFVGLQGSGKTTTCTKLAYYYMRKGWKTCLVCADTFRAGAFDQVKQNCTKARIPFYGSYTEVDPVVIAMDGVEQFKKEGFEIIIIDTSGRHKQEDSLFEEMLQISNVCKPENIIFVMDASIGQACESQARAFKEKVDVGSVIITKLDGHAKGGGALSAVAATQSPIIFIGTGEHIDNFEEFKTKPFISKLLGMGDIEGLIEKVNDLKLEDNEALIKKLQHGHFTLRDMYEQFQNVRKMGPMSQIMGMLPGFSTDFLTKGGEQESMARLKRLMTIMDSMTDEELDSLDGNKFFQKQGNRISRVARGAGVMEIEVKDLLNQYAKFAQMVKKMGGMKGLFKGGDMSKNVNQMQMNQLNQQMAKMMDPRVLQQMGGFKGLESMMKQLQQGGGPMGMGKNPFK; encoded by the exons ATGGTGTTAGCAGACTTAGGTCGCAAGATAACCTCTGCCCTTAAATCTCTCAACAATGCCACTATTATCAATGAGGATGTTCTCAATGACCTCCTTAAAGAAATCTGTGCAGCCTTGCTTGAGTCGGATGTCAACATTAGACTTGTGAAACAGTTACGGGAAAATGTGCGCGCAGCAATTGATTTTGATGAGATGGCTGGTGGCCTTAACAAGCGTCGGATGATTCAGACAACAGTGTTCAAGGAACTTGTTAAG ctGGTGGATCCTGGAACAAAGCCATATGTGCCAGTTAAAGGACGTCACAATGTTATTATGTTTGTTGGTCTGCAG GGTTCCGGTAAGACGACAACATGTACCAAGCTTGCATACTATTATATGCGAAAGGGTTGGAAGACTTGCCTGGTATGTGCAGACACCTTCCGAGCTGGTGCTTTTGATCAGGTGAAACAGAACTGTACTAAAGCTCGCATACCCTTTTATGGCAG CTACACAGAAGTTGACCCAGTAGTTATTGCTATGGATGGAGTGGAGCAATTTAAGAAAGAAGGTTTCGAAATTATCATCATTGATACCTCTGGTCGTCATAAGCAGGAAGATTCTCTGTTTGAAGAAATGTTGCAGATTTCTAATGTTTGT AAACCTGAAAACATCATATTTGTTATGGATGCCAGTATCGGTCAAGCTTGCGAGTCCCAGGCTCGTGCTTTCAAGGAGAAAGTGGATGTTGGATCAGTAATCATTACCAAGTTGGATGGTCATGCCAAGGGTGGTGGTGCTCTCtcagctgttgctgctacacAGTCTCCTATCATCTTCATTG GTACTGGTGAGCATATTGACAACTTTGAGGAATTCAAAACAAAGCCCTTCATCTCAAAATTACTGGGTATGGGAGATATCGAAGGACTCATTGAAAAG GTAAATGATTTGAAACTCGAAGACAACGAGGCACTCATCAAGAAGTTACAGCACGGCCACTTCACCCTCAGAGACATGTATGAACAATTCCAGAATGTTCGCAAAATGGGACCCATGTCACAAATTATG GGTATGTTGCCAGGGTTTAGTACAGACTTCCTGACGAaaggtggagagcaggagagCATGGCACGACTCAAGAGGCTAATGACCATCATGGACAGCATGACTGATGAAG AACTTGACAGTCTTGACGGAAATAAATTCTTCCAAAAGCAGGGTAATCGCATAAGTAGAGTTGCAAGAGGTGCAGGGGTGATGGAAATTGAAGTGAAAGATCTGCTCAACCAGTATGCAAAGTTTGCCCAGATGGTTAAGAAAATGGGTGGAATGAAAGGCCTCTTTAAAG GAGGAGACATGTCCAAAAATGTGAACCAAATGCAGATGAACCAGCTGAACCAACAGATGGCCAAGATGATGGACCCACGAGTGTTGCAACAGATGGGAGGTTTCAAGGGGCTCGAGTCCATGATGAAGCAGCTTCAGCAAGGCGGTGGACCCATGGGCATGGGCAAAAATCCCTTTAAATAA